A genome region from Schistocerca nitens isolate TAMUIC-IGC-003100 chromosome 4, iqSchNite1.1, whole genome shotgun sequence includes the following:
- the LOC126253371 gene encoding YTH domain-containing protein 1-like, whose protein sequence is MEEGDIETSVDVENLNLSFGEDMGDDIKLDEMSEYDTRSEVSSSSSEDSASSHQSITSVSSDSTDRRKRRPRHRLNRSRSRERKSPPPVLKRSKSREKSKSYDYITKLNYLFRDARFFLIKSNNAENVTLSKAKGVWSTLPQNESKLNHAYRECRNVILIFSVKESGKFAGFARLSGESRRDVSPISWVLPPGLSARALGGVFRVDWVCRKELPFSATVHLYNPWNEGKPVKIGRDGQEIEPKVAAELCRLFPVDEGIEMTPILRKSKEAAKMIKPRVTQHRTERYQRSGGSNRFSPRGTFSWRSRGGSFGRGRRKYFMSVRSRLGSSGGVFKRSSSSRQRDRLGNWFPRDGDRGSFGGGSPVAAAQAYVADYMRQMQHQLPPMPYAPPPGVYMSSSSTSPYDAAPPPRYYDGPPLPEYSSMPSRSSSHSDKRSYDRSVDEFLWRTCERRDRDRDHHRYRERR, encoded by the coding sequence ATGGAGGAAGGCGACATAGAAACTAGTGTTGATGTAGAAAATCTTAATCTTAGTTTTGGAGAAGATATGGGTGACGACATCAAATTGGATGAAATGAGTGAATATGACACTCGGAGCGAGGTGAGCTCATCGAGTTCGGAGGACAGCGCTTCCAGTCACCAAAGCATAACTTCCGTCAGCTCAGATTCGACTGATCGTAGGAAGCGACGACCAAGACACAGACTAAACAGAAGTCGCTCAAGAGAAAGAAAAAGCCCTCCACCGGTGCTAAAGCGTTCGAAGTCGAGAGAGAAATCGAAGTCATATGACTACATAACGAAGCTCAATTATTTATTCAGAGATGCAAGATTTTTTCTTATTAAGAGCAATAATGCAGAAAATGTAACTCTGTCAAAAGCAAAAGGAGTTTGGTCAACACTTCCACAGAATGAGTCGAAGTTGAACCATGCTTACAGAGAATGCAGAAATGTTATTCTTATATTCTCGGTTAAAGAAAGCGGAAAATTTGCTGGCTTTGCACGACTGAGTGGAGAGTCCAGACGGGATGTATCTCCAATTTCTTGGGTACTACCCCCAGGACTTTCAGCAAGAGCCCTAGGAGGTGTTTTCAGAGTGGACTGGGTTTGCCGCAAAGAGTTGCCTTTCAGTGCAACAGTACATCTGTACAATCCATGGAATGAGGGAAAACCAGTAAAGATTGGTCGTGATGGACAAGAAATTGAACCAAAAGTGGCAGCAGAGTTATGTCGCCTTTTTCCTGTTGATGAAGGTATTGAAATGAcgccaattttgagaaaatcaaagGAAGCAGCAAAGATGATAAAGCCTCGTGTTACACAACACAGAACTGAAAGATACCAGCGCAGTGGTGGCAGCAATAGATTTTCACCAAGGGGAACATTTTCATGGCGAAGCCGTGGTGGTTCCTTTGGTCGAGGGCGCCGCAAGTACTTCATGAGTGTCAGAAGCAGGTTGGGAAGCAGTGGAGGAGTCTTCAAGCGATCATCGTCATCTCGTCAAAGGGATAGACTGGGTAACTGGTTCCCAAGAGATGGAGATCGTGGATCATTTGGTGGTGGGAGTCCCGTGGCAGCAGCACAGGCCTATGTTGCAGATTATATGCGGCAGAtgcagcatcaactgccacctatGCCATATGCTCCACCACCAGGTGTCTACATGTCATCTTCGAGCACCTCACCATATGATGCAGCGCCACCACCTCGTTATTATGATGGGCCGCCACTTCCTGAATACTCATCAATGCCTTCACGGTCTTCAAGCCATTCAGATAAACGATCATATGATCGTTCTGTTGATGAGTTTCTATGGAGAACCTGCGAAAGAAGAGACCGTGATCGTGATCATCACCGATACCGTGAACGACGATGA